One genomic region from Drosophila busckii strain San Diego stock center, stock number 13000-0081.31 chromosome 3R, ASM1175060v1, whole genome shotgun sequence encodes:
- the LOC108601786 gene encoding uncharacterized protein LOC108601786: MSCPGGFGELNIPSSRAFWDDCEEDEFENIKPAEKLKLQFDAEGDAQELPVESELFVLIEGPQISEFCNNALLTGLKHICGIPSKKSALHWNAAKGQLVASLEEDLSNSGEITELLLPYAQLAKKVLTITIKPKVEYKSEEIDRFSDDVSIVCRIGGNKSDRDVVKLEEPNFIAGVTAGIASWRHQLDLPISSYVIYTDKLPLDAVAAQAVLQLLQKLGVTCSERYVPSSKDSSYLYT, from the exons atgagctGTCCAGGTGGTTTTGGTGAACTTAATATACCTTCTTCGCGTGCTTTTTGGGATGATTGTGAGGAGGATGAGTTTGAAAACATAAAGCCGGCTGAGAA ATTAAAGCTTCAATTTGATGCTGAAGGCGATGCACAGGAGCTTCCTGTAGAAAGCGAGCTTTTCGTGCTTATTGAAGGTCCACAAATCTCAGAGTTTTGCAATAACGCACTGTTGACTGGCCTAAAACACATATGCGGCATACCATCAAAAAAATCCGCCTTACACTGGAACGCCGCCAAAGGGCAGTTGGTGGCATCACTGGAGGAGGATCTTTCCAACAGTGGCGAGATAACAGAGTTGCTTCTACCCTACGCACAGTTGGCAAAGAAGGTGTTGACCATAACGATCAAGCCCAAAGTTGAGTATAAGAGTGAGGAAATCGACAGATTTAGCGATGATGTTTCCATTGTGTGCCGTATTGGTGGCAATAAGAGCGATAGAGATGTAGTAAAACTAGAGGAACCTAACTTTATAGCAGGCGTAACAGCTGGCA ttgccagttggcgCCATCAGCTGGATTTGCCCATTAGCTCGTATGTCATCTACACCGATAAGTTGCCATTGGATGCAGTTGCCGCTCAAGCAGTGCTGCAGCTATTGCAAAAGTTGGGTGTAACTTGCAGCGAGCGTTATGTGCCCAGTTCCAAGGACAGCTCCTATTTGTAtacataa
- the LOC108604540 gene encoding coiled-coil domain-containing protein 174, whose amino-acid sequence MNDPNKAISVNLSSLLSLKAELLRKQQEVKVAKATKATAKEFKPSKVSSEKEKSSTSKARNYQEIESRSDGAKVYETEDYAQLDKSRRLLEAKSKFYDRMSRSGGTLNSDENCLVMFNRKRQDEQPEPSYALRERLSSSSHSENTDGELDDDVCNDDDEVEYVDCLGRTRKCLKKDLAEAKSRDKKLADSMPERLDQTKANWMIDTQGTLNNHNSDDDEDNEPSYGPRPTESVFSEALSTMTKHDEQRMNWERKEAENFDKPDVHYQDVFFDEARTHGVGYYAFSTDEAERKEQQRELEKARQATHAEQKRRDELRAQRDKLVADRVLAAKNRIRARNGLPPISKEDYEREQQQKRDEAAAEAAERQREQADKQQKLDAERAADEAEREQLRKEYVREWDKDKGDDANKKAYLEQEPTEWQYKAEREPMSQEQWNERQRALRQPEFAPMPEPQSELKRTNFSSMPPPAAFLPGSEREFNPFHSTKREKQFQRRNYTKASDEEDDCEAAVSTRGAAIPPPANLDTAYSGPTATKRPKSQDELERSIEAGLKFLRENCDKGVLGHKATWTAKADY is encoded by the coding sequence ATGAACGATCCAAACAAGGCAATCAGCGTTAATTTATCGTCGCTGTTGAGTTTAAAAGCAGAATTACTGCGTAAACAGCAAGAAGTCAAGGTGGCCAAGGCAACTAAAGCGACAGCGAAAGAATTTAAGCCCTCGAAAGTCAGCAGCGAAAAGGAAAAGTCGAGCACTAGCAAAGCGCGCAATTACCAAGAGATTGAAAGTCGCAGCGATGGTGCCAAGGTGTATGAAACGGAGGATTATGCGCAGCTCGACAAGTCGCGTCGTCTGCTGGAGGCAAAGAGCAAATTCTATGATCGCATGAGCCGCTCTGGCGGCACCCTTAATTCTGATGAGAATTGTCTGGTAATGTTCAATCGCAAGCGTCAAGACGAGCAGCCAGAACCAAGTTATGCTTTGCGTGAAAGACTCAGCAGTAGCAGTCACAGCGAGAACACGGATGGTGAGCTGGATGACGATGTGTGCAATGATGATGACGAAGTGGAGTATGTAGATTGCTTGGGACGTACGcgtaaatgtttaaaaaaagaTCTTGCCGAGGCCAAGTCTCGGGACAAGAAGTTGGCAGATAGCATGCCTGAACGACTGGACCAAACGAAAGCTAATTGGATGATAGACACACAAGGCACGCTTAATAATCACAAcagcgatgatgatgaagataATGAGCCTAGCTATGGACCACGGCCCACAGAGAGTGTGTTCAGTGAGGCGCTGTCTACAATGACAAAGCATGATGAGCAACGCATGAACTGGGAACGCAAAGAGGCGGAGAATTTTGATAAGCCAGATGTACACTATCAGGATGTGTTCTTTGATGAAGCGCGCACGCATGGTGTGGGATACTATGCCTTCTCCACTGATGAGGCCGAGCGCAAAGAGCAACAGCGTGAGTTGGAAAAGGCGCGTCAGGCCACGCATGCAGAGCAAAAGCGACGCGATGAGCTGCGCGCTCAACGCGATAAGCTCGTAGCAGATCGCGTGCTGGCCGCAAAGAATCGCATTAGAGCACGCAATGGGCTGCCGCCAATTAGCAAGGAGGACTATGAAcgtgagcaacagcaaaaacgcGACGAGgcagcagccgaagcagcTGAACGGCAGCGTGAGCAAGCTGATAAGCAACAGAAGCTAGATGCGGAGCGTGCAGCCGACGAAGCTGAGCGAGAGCAACTACGTAAGGAATATGTGCGTGAGTGGGATAAGGACAAAGGCGACGATGCGAATAAGAAAGCCTACCTAGAACAAGAGCCAACTGAGTGGCAATATAAGGCCGAGCGCGAACCTATGTCTCAGGAGCAATGGAATGAGCGTCAACGCGCTCTTCGACAGCCAGAATTTGCACCAATGCCTGAGCCACAGTCAGAGCTAAAACGAACAAACTTTAGTAGCATGCCGCCCCCAGCAGCGTTTTTGCCTGGCAGCGAGCGTGAGTTTAATCCCTTTCATTCCACTAAACGGGAGAAACAGTTTCAGCGTCGTAACTACACAAAAGCCAGTGATGAAGAGGATGATTGTGAAGCTGCAGTTAGTACTCGTGGAGCCGCCATACCACCACCTGCCAATTTGGACACTGCATATAGCGGCccaacagcaaccaaaagaCCAAAATCACAAGACGAACTGGAACGTTCCATTGAGGCGGGTCTCAAGTTTTTGAGAGAGAACTGCGACAAAGGCGTGCTTGGCCACAAAGCTACCTGGACTGCTAAAGCAGATTATTAA
- the LOC108604541 gene encoding uncharacterized protein LOC108604541 isoform X2, with the protein MGITETPKTAANTTTTGTGTAAGAANENKKLALGSDRGDNYTAALYRICLSGKRRSLDGSEHKWEQNVICKVLPESVVQREAYKSDKLFRNEVEFYTSIMPELVKFQAAKTGLEQTLFNSIPKCYTARQDLLIMEDLRVRGFEMSDRHKGLSMSETQSVLLQVAQLHALSLAYKFEHPQAFAKMCSLISEGIFCTANTSWYKNYYERLTKNAIKMVSDVLPANSKYMQALCSFAESTSFFGQMVELASAESPLSAICHGDCWVNNFLYRYDPDERERVMEVALIDFQLIRYSSIALDIANLLYCCTTKQMRDAQLQSLLKIYTEELYKWLEILCTSLPEHCNTLAKFQELFAQELKTYGRFALGLAMDIIPISTCSSEDAPDMYLNRNEELDEDVGAPMLNFPPNDLCRQKMSEIVIDMVDRDML; encoded by the exons ATGGGCATAACTGAAACGccgaaaacagcagcaaatacaacaacaacggggACAGGCACAGCAGCCGGAGCGgctaatgaaaataaaaag ttagCACTGGGCTCCGACCGCGGCGATAACTATACAGCCGCCTTATATCGCATTTGCTTGAGTGGGAAGCGGCGCAGTTTGGATGGCAGCGAGCACAAATGGGAACAAAATGTGATATGCAAAGTCCTGCCAGAGAGCGTTGTGCAGCGCGAGGCATACAAAAGCGATAAGCTCTTTcg caacgAAGTGGAATTTTATACCTCAATAATGCCCGAGTTGGTTAAATTTCAAGCCGCTAAAACTGGATTGGAGCAGACTTTGTTCAACTCCATACCAAAGTGTTACACAGCCCGACAGGACTTGCTTATTATGG AGGACCTGCGTGTGCGCGGCTTTGAAATGTCGGATCGCCATAAGGGCCTTAGCATGTCGGAAACGCAGTCAgtgctgctgcaagtggcgCAACTGCATGCGCTCAGTTTGGCCTACAAGTTTGAGCATCCGCAGGCGTTTGCCAAAATGTGTAGCCTTATCAGCGAAGGCATCTTCTGCACGGCCAATACCAGCTGGTATAAGAACTATTATGAGCGCCTCACCAAGAATGCCATTAAGATGGTATCTGATGTGCTGCCCGCCAACTCCAAGTATATGCAAGCTCTGTGCAGCTTTGCTGAGAGCACCTCCTTCTTTGGGCAAATGGTGGAGCTGGCCAGTGCCGAGTCGCCTTTGTCTGCCATATGCCATGGTGATTGCTGGGTAAACAATTTTCTGTATCGCTACGATCCAGATGAAAGGGAACGTGTCATGGAGGTGGCACTCATTGACTTTCAACTGATACGCTATAGCTCTATAGCGCTGGATATCGCCAATCTGCTGTACTGTTGCACTACCAAGCAAATGCGAGATGCTCAGCTGCAATCACTGCTCAAGATCTATACGGAGGAATTGTACAAATGGCTGGAGATACTTTGCACCAGCTTACCTGAACATTGTAATACATTGGCAAAGTTTCAAGAGCT CTTTGCGCAGGAACTGAAAACGTATGGACGCTTTGCCTTGGGCCTGGCCATGGACATTATACCCATTAGCACGTGCTCTTCCGAAGATGCACCCGACATGTACTTGAACCGCAACGAAGAACTTGATGAGGATGTAGGCGCGCCCATGCTTAATTTTCCGCCCAATGATTTGTGCCGGCAGAAAATGTCCGAGATAGTCATTGATATGGTCGATCGCGATATGCTTTAG
- the LOC108604541 gene encoding uncharacterized protein LOC108604541 isoform X1: MGITETPKTAANTTTTGTGTAAGAANENKKVLTLETFQEIFKRVEPHVQIDKFELALGSDRGDNYTAALYRICLSGKRRSLDGSEHKWEQNVICKVLPESVVQREAYKSDKLFRNEVEFYTSIMPELVKFQAAKTGLEQTLFNSIPKCYTARQDLLIMEDLRVRGFEMSDRHKGLSMSETQSVLLQVAQLHALSLAYKFEHPQAFAKMCSLISEGIFCTANTSWYKNYYERLTKNAIKMVSDVLPANSKYMQALCSFAESTSFFGQMVELASAESPLSAICHGDCWVNNFLYRYDPDERERVMEVALIDFQLIRYSSIALDIANLLYCCTTKQMRDAQLQSLLKIYTEELYKWLEILCTSLPEHCNTLAKFQELFAQELKTYGRFALGLAMDIIPISTCSSEDAPDMYLNRNEELDEDVGAPMLNFPPNDLCRQKMSEIVIDMVDRDML; this comes from the exons ATGGGCATAACTGAAACGccgaaaacagcagcaaatacaacaacaacggggACAGGCACAGCAGCCGGAGCGgctaatgaaaataaaaaggtGTTAACATTAGAAACGTTCCAGGAAATATTCAAGCGGGTGGAACCGCATGTGCAAATTGATAAATTCGag ttagCACTGGGCTCCGACCGCGGCGATAACTATACAGCCGCCTTATATCGCATTTGCTTGAGTGGGAAGCGGCGCAGTTTGGATGGCAGCGAGCACAAATGGGAACAAAATGTGATATGCAAAGTCCTGCCAGAGAGCGTTGTGCAGCGCGAGGCATACAAAAGCGATAAGCTCTTTcg caacgAAGTGGAATTTTATACCTCAATAATGCCCGAGTTGGTTAAATTTCAAGCCGCTAAAACTGGATTGGAGCAGACTTTGTTCAACTCCATACCAAAGTGTTACACAGCCCGACAGGACTTGCTTATTATGG AGGACCTGCGTGTGCGCGGCTTTGAAATGTCGGATCGCCATAAGGGCCTTAGCATGTCGGAAACGCAGTCAgtgctgctgcaagtggcgCAACTGCATGCGCTCAGTTTGGCCTACAAGTTTGAGCATCCGCAGGCGTTTGCCAAAATGTGTAGCCTTATCAGCGAAGGCATCTTCTGCACGGCCAATACCAGCTGGTATAAGAACTATTATGAGCGCCTCACCAAGAATGCCATTAAGATGGTATCTGATGTGCTGCCCGCCAACTCCAAGTATATGCAAGCTCTGTGCAGCTTTGCTGAGAGCACCTCCTTCTTTGGGCAAATGGTGGAGCTGGCCAGTGCCGAGTCGCCTTTGTCTGCCATATGCCATGGTGATTGCTGGGTAAACAATTTTCTGTATCGCTACGATCCAGATGAAAGGGAACGTGTCATGGAGGTGGCACTCATTGACTTTCAACTGATACGCTATAGCTCTATAGCGCTGGATATCGCCAATCTGCTGTACTGTTGCACTACCAAGCAAATGCGAGATGCTCAGCTGCAATCACTGCTCAAGATCTATACGGAGGAATTGTACAAATGGCTGGAGATACTTTGCACCAGCTTACCTGAACATTGTAATACATTGGCAAAGTTTCAAGAGCT CTTTGCGCAGGAACTGAAAACGTATGGACGCTTTGCCTTGGGCCTGGCCATGGACATTATACCCATTAGCACGTGCTCTTCCGAAGATGCACCCGACATGTACTTGAACCGCAACGAAGAACTTGATGAGGATGTAGGCGCGCCCATGCTTAATTTTCCGCCCAATGATTTGTGCCGGCAGAAAATGTCCGAGATAGTCATTGATATGGTCGATCGCGATATGCTTTAG
- the LOC108601450 gene encoding SRR1-like protein has product MSGADDGFQQVTRKQWLARKCIGRRKHQKSESDYLADCPEVNVDSFHLRLERLSSEMAQSDYFIQSMNALQLELNLMKRPLERIICLGLGPFTRTHQALHQVAFIISAQRHHNIKEALYFDPVFRDSEKVLLQRLGCTVLSEDCVGKYEAPLPTLYYLPHCPYALMHNVLWSNWSINNLSNVLLISNSFDSLVTNRIKSKQSPDDLIARITPKCTEITLEDDYEQQNVFNDLSLHSFPHQKLPEQTDTLFWTRGISLKLNEDEMPKELKLTNIEREMGAVSISS; this is encoded by the exons atgtCTGGGGCTGATGATGGGTTTCAACAGGTTACACGCAAACAATGGTTAGCCCGTAAATGCATTGGCCGGCGGAAGCATCAAAAGTCAGAAAGCGACTATCTAGCTGATTGCCCCGAAGTAAATGTGGATAGTTTCCACCT ACGCTTGGAGCGCCTGTCTTCAGAGATGGCGCAAAGTGATTATTTTATCCAATCTATGAATGCGCTACAGCTGGAATTGAATTTGATGAAGCGACCGCTAGAGCGCATAATTTGCCTGGGCTTGGGACCTTTTACACGCACCCACCAAGCACTGCACCAGGTAGCATTTATAATAAGTGCACAGCGCCACCACAACATAAAAGAGGCACTCTACTTTGATCCCGTATTTCGTGACAGCGAGAAGGTGTTACTTCAACGTCTAGGATGCACTGTGCTTTCTGAGGACTGTGTGGGCAAATATGAAGCACCATTGCCAACACTCTACTATCTGCCCCACTGCCCCTATGCGTTAATGCACAACGTGCTCTGGAGCAATTGGAGCATTAATAATCTGTCCAATGTACTGCTTATATCCAACAGTTTTGATTCACTGGTGACCAACagaataaaaagtaaacaaagccCAGATGATCTGATAGCGCGCATAACGCCAAAATGCACAGAGATAACACTGGAGGATGACTACGAGCAACAGAATGTGTTTAATGATTTATCATTGCACAGCTTTCCCCACCAAAAGTTACCTGAGCAAACTGATACTCTATTTTGGACACGTGGCATCTCGCTCAAGCTAAACGAAGATGAAATGCCCAAGGAGTTAAAGCTAACTAATATAGAACGGGAAATGGGAGCTGTAAGCATTAGTTCTTAG
- the LOC108602030 gene encoding hexosaminidase D, protein MHSNLLIFIWRRKLSFLLLAAGFILLALWTWAILVDTTKTLPSLTQANVAAAAAEENEVKANYQHVHIIQKLIAQANRVLRAERQKDKQNTIATPAVQRLLGNVRFLRPTQAKKAPLPLDDGYLFEQERLKILEQQQRQRNAGMEELNANAEDERLLSSAERQSQYERELQRMGVPVVAGIGPDGPRAPPERLVHLDLKGAPPKLSFLKQLLPVLRALGATGLLIEYEDMFPYTGALQPLAAHNAYKQQELRDFLETASVEHGLSVMPLVQTFGHLEYALKLDGFEQLRELPESPQSICPSQPQSLALLEQMLAQVIELHLPSNASHELPIKFTHIHIGCDEVQRMGECARCRQRLRNELFLSHVISLAHFVRRRWPHLNVVIWDDHLRQMTLSELQNSQIGSYVEPMVWVYFHDIYQFIQPQLWDTYAKIFPSAWAASAFKGAFGESLLVPPLQRHLENNIRWLAVIAKEGGRFAKGLRGLALTGWQRYDHFAVLCELLPVGMPSLMVSLSTVSKGYFSTNPRDSELLHVLRCVFQPDSRRSGHPWLQLHPNVHHSQLFAICSYPGHLVFKYALRLYDKLAEVGMYLQQTREQSAWLSDYNVRHNFSSPLRVLELTARTPQLIEELRVMAREAQQLLWEVYDEHTVAEFVEQHIYPSISALHRQLSSGQLLLQRRTWPQRPLPLSLEYQQDMGLITLDQQPQQPQQQQPH, encoded by the exons ATGCACTCGaatcttttaatatttatttggcgCCGCAAGCTTTCGTTTCTGCTTTTGGCCGCGGGCTTCATACTGCTGGCGCTGTGGACCTGGGCCATACTTGTCGACACTACAAAGACGCTGCCAAGTTTAACTCAAGCAAacgttgccgccgccgctgcggaGGAGAATGAGGTAAAGGCCAACTATCAACACGTGCACATTATACAGAAGCTAATTGCCCAGGCGAATCGTGTGCTGCGTGCCGAGCGTCAAAAGGATAAGCAGAATACGATTGCAACGCCAGCAGTGCAGCGCTTGTTGGGTAACGTGCGTTTTTTACGGCCCACGCAGGCCAAGAAGGCGCCACTACCATTGGACGACGGCTATCTGTTTGAGCAGGAGCGCCTGAAGATActcgagcagcaacagcgtcaGCGCAACGCCGGCATGGAGGAGCTCAATGCCAATGCCGAGGATGAGCGCTTACTGAGCTCAGCGGAGCGCCAAAGCCAATACGAACGCGAGCTGCAACGCATGGGTGTGCCTGTGGTGGCGGGCATTGGACCAGATGGACCACGTGCGCCGCCAGAGCGTTTGGTGCACTTAGATCTGAAGGGTGCGCCGCCTAAGCTAAGCTTTCTGAAGCAACTGCTACCCGTGCTGCGCGCTTTAGGCGCCACTGGACTGCTAATCGAGTACGAGGACATGTTTCCTTACACGGGTGCACTGCAGCCGCTAGCCGCTCACAATGCTTACAAACAGCAGGAACTCAGA GACTTTCTGGAGACTGCATCAGTGGAGCATGGGCTGAGTGTCATGCCTTTGGTGCAGACTTTTGGTCATTTAGAGTATGCTCTCAAACTTGATGGCTTTGAGCAGCTTCGCGAACTGCCTGAGAGTCCGCAGTCCATTTGTCCCAGTCAGCCGCAAAGTCTAGCGCTGCTAGAGCAGATGCTGGCACAGGTGATAGAGCTGCATTTGCCTAGCAATGCCAGCCACGAGTTGCCCATCAAGTTCACTCACATCCACATTGGTTGTGATGAAGTGCAGCGGATGGGCGAATGCGCACGTTGCCGCCAGCGTTTGCGCAATGAGCTGTTCCTCAGCCATGTGATAAGTCTGGCGCACTTTGTGCGTCGTCGTTGGCCGCACTTGAACGTGGTCATCTGGGATGATCATCTGCGTCAGATGACGCTCAGCGAGCTGCAGAACTCACAAATTGGCAGCTATGTGGAGCCCATGGTGTGGGTATACTTTCATGATATCTATCAGTTTATACAGCCGCAGTTGTGGGACACTTATGCCAAGATCTTTCCCAGCGCCTGGGCAGCATCTGCCTTCAAAGGAGCCTTTGGCGAGAGTCTTCTGGTGCCGCCGCTGCAACGGCATTTGGAGAACAACATACGGTGGCTGGCGGTAATTGCCAAAGAGGGTGGACGCTTTGCCAAGGGTTTGCGTGGCTTAGCTCTGACTGGCTGGCAGCGCTATGATCACTTTGCTGTGCTTTGTGAACTGCTGCCTGTGGGCATGCCCAGTTTGATGGTGTCGCTGTCAACCGTCTCCAAGGGTTACTTCAGCACCAATCCACGCGATAGTGAGCTGTTGCATGTGCTACGTTGTGTGTTTCAGCCGGATAGTCGTCGCTCTGGGCATCCCTGGCTGCAGCTACATCCCAATGTGCATCATAGTCAACTCTTTGCCATCTGCAGTTATCCTGGTCATCTAGTCTTTAAGTATGCGCTGCGTTTATACGACAAGCTAGCCGAGGTGGGCATGTATCTGCAGCAGACACGCGAACAAAGCGCCTGGCTTTCGGACTACAATGTAAGACACAACTTTAGTTCACCCTTGCGTGTGCTGGAGCTAACCGCTCGCACGCCTCAGCTTATCGAGGAGTTGCGCGTAATGGCGCGCGAGGCACAACAGCTGCTATGGGAAGTCTATGATGAGCACACAGTGGCTGAGTTTGTGGAGCAGCATATTTATCCCAGCATTAGTGCATTGCATCGACAGCTGTCCAGcgggcaattgttgttgcaaagaCGCACTTGGCCACAGCGACCGTTGCCCTTGTCGCTGGAATATCAACAGGATATGGGCCTCATTACATTGGATCAGCAACCgcagcaaccgcagcagcagcagccacattaA
- the LOC108601449 gene encoding little elongation complex subunit 2 yields MDTQLYQGNGIFRNQPSYKVFNKSFEDADDTLFTQLNELDVDVYKEEQQTFATEFEEYSSQFACRDPRTQQVVERSVYDHTTDKLPFTFPNKQQCYSTLSRDEQAACLRVLLAWQQNTVVQEDDFVIWRVTNNKRCKEQELVQKHIFDYANAEQERIYAPMQQLVLLYRQWFQLRTARLLKRLPNLSYITHTGLPQLSQCKGLNTQTANMVDIKEVCRSGHVPCWPEVRIKQEELSTLRIRLERYSSQETETDIVQTTISNDLEKQLETAQENVYVLPLDALLLLLAPGAYVDLPTEMLLHIRELDDSDNKCIEFQQPMPARHCGCHTNSRILTEAYNAYASTQWPRCSPECAVQINNSSTLADCSPPQTERLRVYKLQPIDQQTETRRQPKSNLSLVSWRLQCENSTAGLQLYTSLPITAVIHNLAHQPLGCHFIKLESKPECGLEAMTKIELLRAWLQLKLLRTELGHCTRIALQDFSLLLEQPLSLSSLEQQLLEYHHINLPQLLAQLEEFLKILSSIAPGEYLLRYTLKYKDKFLLCRTTSEPATQSFKLHDLLTETVPSKLQYLTQSYLPILPQLCSIWHEQQQLLPCAFPPKKKGVKLKPKVEPQPELVQRTSKPKNKSTTKRKLHKINQKRRKRAALKAQQDEDKKLEQIMHL; encoded by the coding sequence atggaTACACAATTATATCAGGGCAATGGAATATTTCGAAATCAGCCCTCTTATAAAGTGTTTAACAAATCATTTGAAGATGCAGACGACACATTGTTCACCCAGCTTAACGAGTTGGATGTGGATGTGTATAAAGAGGAACAACAGACATTCGCCACAGAGTTCGAAGAATACTCAAGCCAATTTGCATGTCGAGATCCGCGCACGCAGCAGGTTGTAGAGCGATCAGTGTATGATCACACCACAGATAAACTGCCTTTTACATTTCCCAATAAACAACAATGCTATTCAACACTAAGTCGTGATGAGCAGGCTGCGTGCTTGCGCGTGTTGTTAGCCTGGCAGCAGAATACCGTAGTGCAGGAGGATGACTTTGTAATATGGCGTGTGACCAACAACAAGCGTTGCAAGGAGCAGGAATTAGTTCAAAAGCACATATTTGATTATGCCAATGCGGAGCAGGAACGCATCTATGCACCTATGCAGCAATTGGTGCTGCTCTACAGGCAATGGTTCCAACTGAGAACAGCACGATTGTTGAAACGATTACCCAATTTGAGCTACATTACACACACAGGCCTGCCACAGCTTAGCCAGTGCAAAGGTCTTAACACCCAAACGGCCAACATGGTCGATATAAAAGAGGTCTGTCGTTCAGGCCATGTGCCGTGTTGGCCCGAAGTGCGGATAAAACAAGAGGAACTAAGCACTTTGCGAATACGTTTGGAGCGCTATAGTAGTCAAGAGACTGAAACTGACATTGTACAAACAACTATAAGTAACGACCTGGAAAAACAGTTAGAAACAGCCCAAGAGAATGTCTATGTGTTACCCCTGGAtgccttgttgttgctattagcGCCAGGTGCCTATGTAGATTTACCTACGgaaatgctgctgcatataCGTGAGTTGGATGACAGTGACAACAAATGCATAGAGTTCCAGCAGCCCATGCCAGCGCGACACTGCGGCTGTCATACCAACAGTCGCATTCTTACAGAGGCCTACAACGCATACGCTTCAACACAATGGCCAAGATGTTCGCCGGAATGCGCTGTGCAGATTAATAACTCTTCCACACTTGCAGATTGTTCTCCTCCACAAACAGAACGTTTACGTGTCTACAAACTACAGCCTATAGATCAGCAGACTGAAACTAGAAGACAGCCGAAAAGCAACTTGTCATTGGTTAGCTGGCGACTCCAATGCGAAAATTCCACGGCAGGCTTACAACTCTACACAAGTCTGCCCATTACTGCAGTGATCCATAATTTAGCTCATCAACCATTAGGATGTCATTTCATCAAGCTGGAGAGCAAACCCGAATGCGGCTTGGAAGCTATGACAAAGATTGAGCTGCTGCGTGCTTGGCTGCAATTGAAGCTTCTTCGAACTGAGCTGGGGCACTGCACACGCATTGCACTGCAAGATTTTAGTCTGTTGCTGGAGCAGCCACTTAGTCTGTCTTCGCTGGAGCAACAACTGTTGGAATACCATCACATTAATTTACCACAGCTATTGGCTCAATTAGAGGAATTTCTCAAGATATTGAGCAGTATAGCGCCAGGCGAATATCTGTTGCGCTATACCCTCAAATACAAGGACAAGTTTCTACTTTGCCGTACAACTTCAGAGCCCGCAACTCAGTCCTTCAAGCTGCATGACCTTTTAACAGAGACAGTACCCAGCAAGCTGCAGTATCTAACACAAAGTTACTTGCCCATCTTGCCACAGCTTTGTAGTATTtggcatgagcagcagcaattgctaccCTGCGCCTTTCCACCCAAGAAAAAAGGTGTTAAATTGAAACCAAAAGTGGAGCCGCAACCCGAGTTGGTGCAGCGCACAAGTAAACCAAAGAACAAATCTACAACAAAGCGTAAGCTACACAAGATCAatcaaaaaagaagaaaacgaGCTGCACTCAAGGCACAGCAAGATGAGGACAAAAAGTTGGAACAAATTATGcatctataa